One region of Xylanimonas ulmi genomic DNA includes:
- the purQ gene encoding phosphoribosylformylglycinamidine synthase subunit PurQ → MVGAAGARIGVITFPGTLDDRDAQRAVRLAGATPVALWHADADLHGVDAVVIPGGFSYGDYLRAGAISRFAAAMTSVADAARGGMPVLGICNGFQILTEAHLLPGSMVKNDHLHFICREQTLVVENASTAWTNQYAAGQRITVPLKNQDGQFVADERTLDELEDTGRVVFRYDGWNPNGSRRNIAGITNERGNVVGLMPHPEHAVEPGFGPDAAAGARQGVDGLGFFTSVLSALVAA, encoded by the coding sequence ATGGTCGGCGCGGCCGGCGCCCGCATCGGCGTCATCACGTTCCCCGGCACGCTCGACGACCGCGACGCGCAGCGCGCCGTGCGCCTGGCGGGGGCGACCCCGGTCGCCCTGTGGCACGCCGACGCCGACCTGCACGGCGTCGACGCCGTCGTCATCCCCGGCGGCTTCTCCTACGGCGACTACCTGCGCGCGGGCGCCATCAGCCGCTTCGCCGCGGCCATGACGTCGGTCGCGGACGCCGCGCGCGGCGGCATGCCCGTGCTCGGCATCTGCAACGGCTTCCAGATCCTCACCGAGGCGCACCTGCTGCCCGGCTCGATGGTCAAGAACGACCACCTGCACTTCATCTGCCGCGAGCAGACGCTCGTGGTCGAGAACGCCTCGACCGCCTGGACCAACCAGTACGCGGCGGGCCAGCGCATCACGGTGCCGCTCAAGAACCAGGACGGCCAGTTCGTCGCCGACGAGCGCACGCTCGACGAGTTGGAGGACACCGGCCGTGTGGTGTTCCGCTACGACGGCTGGAACCCGAACGGCTCGCGCCGCAACATCGCCGGCATCACCAACGAGCGCGGCAACGTCGTGGGCCTCATGCCGCACCCCGAGCACGCGGTCGAGCCCGGCTTCGGGCCGGACGCGGCCGCGGGCGCGCGTCAGGGAGTCGACGGCCTCGGCTTCTTCACGTCGGTGCTCAGCGCGCTCGTCGCCGCCTGA
- the purS gene encoding phosphoribosylformylglycinamidine synthase subunit PurS: MGRVVVEVMPKPEILDPQGKAVVGALPRLGFTQFVGVRQGKRFELEVEGDVTPEILAAARQAAETMLSNPIIEDVVNVFEAEVSA, translated from the coding sequence GTGGGACGCGTCGTCGTCGAGGTCATGCCCAAGCCCGAGATCCTGGACCCCCAGGGCAAGGCCGTCGTCGGGGCGCTGCCCCGCCTGGGATTCACCCAGTTCGTCGGCGTGCGCCAGGGCAAGCGGTTCGAGCTCGAGGTCGAGGGCGATGTGACGCCGGAGATCCTCGCCGCCGCGCGGCAGGCGGCCGAGACCATGCTCAGCAACCCGATCATCGAGGACGTCGTCAACGTCTTCGAGGCCGAGGTCTCGGCCTGA
- a CDS encoding ABC transporter substrate-binding protein produces the protein MAEISRRTRPWRRRPAAALTASLAVCLAVPLAACSGGEATPDADPSTTPPDEAAALTVGYFPLVHTATAVNAAESGLFAREGLDVELVVTGGGAEAIPALVAGEYDVVYTNYTSALLAAERGLPIVFVAGNDLGGSDHGVFVADESPIQSVADLAGASFAVNNLQNIGTIAITRQVEEVGVDPSDVTLLEMPFPAMQAALIRGDVDAIWQVEPFQASAQASGLRKIGDLFAGASASMPVAGWVSTREFATKNPETIEAFRTALAHSVEDLSDNRARLVELVPSYTEVDAAVVEAVELPLWESQLDAAGLQVIADLMHSYGITSQAFDVATMLPA, from the coding sequence ATGGCCGAGATCTCCCGCCGCACCCGCCCGTGGCGCCGTCGCCCCGCGGCGGCGCTCACCGCGTCGCTCGCCGTCTGCCTCGCCGTGCCCCTCGCCGCGTGCTCGGGCGGCGAGGCCACCCCGGACGCCGACCCGTCCACCACGCCCCCCGACGAGGCCGCCGCCCTCACCGTCGGCTACTTCCCGCTCGTCCATACCGCCACGGCCGTCAACGCCGCCGAGTCCGGGCTCTTCGCGCGCGAGGGCCTCGACGTCGAGCTCGTGGTCACCGGCGGGGGAGCCGAGGCCATCCCGGCGCTCGTCGCGGGCGAGTACGACGTCGTGTACACGAACTACACCTCCGCCCTCCTCGCGGCCGAGCGCGGCCTGCCCATCGTGTTCGTCGCCGGCAACGACCTCGGCGGGTCCGACCACGGCGTCTTCGTCGCGGACGAGTCCCCGATCCAGTCGGTCGCCGACCTCGCGGGCGCGTCGTTCGCGGTCAACAACCTGCAGAACATCGGCACCATCGCGATCACGCGGCAGGTCGAGGAGGTGGGCGTGGACCCCTCGGACGTCACGCTGCTGGAGATGCCGTTCCCGGCCATGCAGGCCGCCCTGATCCGGGGCGACGTCGACGCCATCTGGCAGGTCGAGCCGTTCCAGGCCAGCGCGCAGGCGTCCGGCCTGCGCAAGATCGGGGACCTCTTCGCGGGCGCGAGCGCGTCGATGCCCGTCGCCGGGTGGGTCTCGACCCGAGAGTTCGCCACCAAGAACCCGGAGACGATCGAGGCGTTCCGCACGGCGCTCGCCCACTCGGTCGAGGACCTGAGCGACAACCGCGCGCGGCTCGTCGAGCTCGTGCCGAGTTACACCGAGGTGGACGCCGCGGTCGTCGAGGCCGTGGAGTTGCCGCTCTGGGAGTCGCAGCTCGACGCCGCGGGCCTGCAGGTCATCGCCGACCTCATGCACTCCTACGGGATCACGTCCCAGGCGTTCGACGTCGCGACCATGCTCCCGGCGTGA